Genomic segment of Anaeromyxobacter sp.:
CGCCGCGCCGAGAGCGCGGCCTGCAGCGCCTTGCCCGGCAGCGGCCGGCCCACCAGCCGCTGCGCCAGCGCGCCGGCGGCCACCAGCCGCTGGAAGTCCACCCCGGTCTCCAGCCCCAGCCCATGCAGCAGGTAGACCAGGTCCTCGGTGGCCAGGTTGCCGGAGGCGCCGGGCGCGTACGGGCAGCCGCCCAGCCCGCCCACCGCGGCGTCGAAGGTGGTGAGCCCCTCCTCCAGCGCCGCCAGCACGTTGGCCAGCGCGGTGCCGCGGGTGTCGTGGCCGTGCAGCGCCAGCCTGGCCGCCGGCACGGTGGGCAGCAGGCGCCGCAGCACCCGGCGCACCTCGGCCGGCGTGCCCACCCCGATGGTGTCGCCCAGCGACACCTGGGCGCAGCCGAGGTCCAGCAGCCGCCGCGCCACCTCCGCCACCCGCCCCGGGTCCTGGGCCCCCTCGTACGGGCAGCCGAAGGCGGTGGAGACGTAGCCCCGCACCTCGAGCCCGCGCGCCCGGGCCGGCCCCACCACCTCGGCGAGGCCGGCGAAGCTCTCCTCGACGCCGCGGCCCAGGTTCTTCCGGTTGTGGGTCTCGGAGGACGAGAGGAAGACCGCCGCCGCCACCGGGGGCGCGCCGGGGCCGCCGCGCTCGAGCGCCGCCAGCAGCCGCGCCAGGCCGGTGGCGTTGGGCACCAGCGCCACGAAGCCCACCCCGGGCAGCGCCGGCAGCCCCGCCACCACCTCGGCGGCGTCGGCCAGCTGCGGGATCCAGGCGGGTGAGACGAAGCTGGTGGCCTCGATGCGGCAGAGCCCGGCCTCGGCCAGCGACCGGATGAGCGCCAGCTTGTCCTGGGTGGGGACGCGCGCCGCCTCGTTCTGCAGGCCGTCGCGCGGGCCGACCTCGTAGACCGTCACCCGCGGTGCCATGCGGGCATCCTATCCGCCGGCCGGCCGCGGCCCCGACCCCTTCCGGGGGCCTTCCTTCAGCGGACGATCTCGGCCGGCCCGGTCCGCTTCTCCCCCTCGGCCTGGCGCGCTGCCTCCTCCAGGTGGGTGTGGATGCGCATGGAGCAGAACTTCGGGCCGCACATCGAGCAGAACTCGGCGGTCTTGAAGTGCTCGGCCGAGAGCGTCTCGTCGTGCATCGACTGGGCGCGCTCCGGGTCGAGCGACAGCTCGAACTGCTTCTTCCAGTCGAAGGCGTAGCGGGCCCGCGAGAGGGCGTCGTCGCGGTCGCGGGCGCCCGGCCGGTGGCGGGCGATGTCGGCGGCGTGGGCGGCGATCTTGTAGGCGATGATCCCCTGGCGCACGTCCTCCAGGTCGGGCAGGCCGAGGTGCTCCTTGGGGGTCACGTAGCAGAGCATGGCGGCGCCGTGCTGGGCCGCCACCGCCGCGCCGATGGCGCTGGTGATGTGGTCGTAGCCGGGCGCGATGTCGGTGACCAGCGGCCCGAGCACGTAGAACGGGGCCTCGTCGCACAGCTCCCGCTCCCGCTCCATGTTCATGGGGATCTGGTCCAGCGGCACGTGGCCCGGCCCCTCCACCATGACCTGCACGTCGTGGGCCCAGGCCCGCCGGGTCAGGTCCCCCAGGATCTTGAGCTCGCCGAACTGGGCGCCGTCGGAGGCGTCGGCCAGGCAGCCGGGGCGCAGCCCGTCGCCCAGGCTGAAGGTCACGTCGTACCGCTTGAAGATCTCGCAGATGGCGTCGAAGTGGGTGAAGAGCGGGTTCTCCGCCTTGTTGGCCAGCATCCACTGGGCCATCATCGCCCCGCCGCGGCTGACGATGCCGGTGACCCGCTTGGCCGCCAGCGGGATGTGGTCCCGGAGCAGGCCGGCGTGGATGGTCATGTAGTCGACGCCCTGCTGGGCCTGCTTCTCGATGATGTCGAGCAGGATCTTCGGCGTCAGGTCGGGCACCTCGTCGACGTGGACCAGGCACTCGTAGATGGGCACCGTGCCCACCGGGATGGGGCTGGCGCGGATGATGGCCTCGCGGATCTCCGGGATGCTGCCGCCGGTGGAGAGGTCCATCACCGTGTCGGCGCCGTGCTTGAGGCACAGGGCCAGCTTCTCGAGCTCGTGCCTGGCGTCGGAGGTGACCGCCGAGTTGCCGATGTTCGCGTTGATCTTGCAGGTGGCGGCGATGCCGATGCCGAGCGGGTCCAGCTCGGGGTGGTTCAGGTTGGCGGGGATGACCATGCGCCCGCGGGCCACCTCGGCGCGGATCAGCTCGGCCGGCAGCTTCTCGCGGGCCGCCACCCGCGCCATCTCCTCCGTGATCTGCCCCTGCCGGGCCAGGTGGAGCTGCGTGACGTTGGCCTGCCCGCGACGCTTCTCGACCCATCCTGCCCGCATTCGACCACCTCCACCCACCCTCGGGGAGGGCGAAACTAGCGGGCGCCCGTCGAGGTTGTCAACGAGCGCCCCATGAATGATCGTTCGCGCCCCGCCGCGGCGCCGGGCGCGGCTAGCGCAGCGCCGCGAAGGCGTCGCGGCCGGCGTAGCGGGCCGCCGCGCCGAGCTGCTCCTCGATGCGCAGCAGCTGGTTGTACTTGGCCACGCGGTCGGTGCGGGAGGCCGAGCCGGTCTTGATCTGGCCGCAGTCGCAGGCCACCGCCAGGTCGGCGATGGTGGTGTCCTCGGTCTCGCCGGAGCGGTGGCTCATGACGCTGGTGTAGCCGGCCCGGTGGGCCATGCGGACGGCCTCCAGGGTCTCGGTGAGCGAGCCGATCTGGTTCACCTTCACCAGGATGGAGTTGGCGATGCCGGCCTCGATGCCACGGCCGAAGATCTCGGTGTTGGTGACGAAGACGTCGTCGCCCACCAGCTGGATCTTCCCGCCCAGGCGGTCGGTGAGCAGCTTCCAGGCCTTCCAGTCGTTCTCGCCGCAGCCGTCCTCGATGGACACGATGGGGTACTTGGCGACCAGCGACTCGTACCAGGACACCAGGCTGGCGGCGTCGAAGGACTTGCCCTCGCCCTTGAGCACGTACTTGCCGCTCTTGGCGTCGAAGCACTCCGAGAAGGCGCAGTCGAGCGCCAGGCCGACCTGCTTGCCCGGCTTGAGGCCGGTGGCCTTGATGGCCTCCATGATGACCGCCAGGGCCTCCTCGTTGGAGGCCAGGCTGGGGGCGTAGCCGCCCTCGTCGCCCACGCCGGTGGAGGCGCCCTTCCCCTTCAGCACCTTCTTGAGGGCGTGGAAGATCTCGGCGCCGTAGCGCAGCGCCTCGGCGAAGGAGGGGGCCCCGAGCGGCACCACCATGAACTCCTGGATGTCGACGTTGGAGTCGGCGTGGGCGCCGCCGTTGAGGATGTTCATGAGCGGCACCGGCAGGGTGCGGGCGTTGGCCCCGCCCACGTACCGGTAGAGCGGCAGGCCGTGGGCCGCCGCGGCCGCCTTGGCCGCCGCCAGCGAGACCCCCAGGATGGCGTTGGCGCCCAGCTTGGCCTTGGTCTTGGTGCCGTCCAGCGCGACCATGCGGGCGTCGAGGTCGGCCTGGTTGGAGGCGTCCATGCCGATGATGGCCGGCGCCAGCGCGTTCATGACGTTGTTGACGGCCTTCTTGACGCCCTTGCCGAGGTAGCGCTTCTTGTCGCC
This window contains:
- the thiC gene encoding phosphomethylpyrimidine synthase ThiC, whose protein sequence is MRAGWVEKRRGQANVTQLHLARQGQITEEMARVAAREKLPAELIRAEVARGRMVIPANLNHPELDPLGIGIAATCKINANIGNSAVTSDARHELEKLALCLKHGADTVMDLSTGGSIPEIREAIIRASPIPVGTVPIYECLVHVDEVPDLTPKILLDIIEKQAQQGVDYMTIHAGLLRDHIPLAAKRVTGIVSRGGAMMAQWMLANKAENPLFTHFDAICEIFKRYDVTFSLGDGLRPGCLADASDGAQFGELKILGDLTRRAWAHDVQVMVEGPGHVPLDQIPMNMERERELCDEAPFYVLGPLVTDIAPGYDHITSAIGAAVAAQHGAAMLCYVTPKEHLGLPDLEDVRQGIIAYKIAAHAADIARHRPGARDRDDALSRARYAFDWKKQFELSLDPERAQSMHDETLSAEHFKTAEFCSMCGPKFCSMRIHTHLEEAARQAEGEKRTGPAEIVR
- a CDS encoding hydroxymethylglutaryl-CoA lyase translates to MAPRVTVYEVGPRDGLQNEAARVPTQDKLALIRSLAEAGLCRIEATSFVSPAWIPQLADAAEVVAGLPALPGVGFVALVPNATGLARLLAALERGGPGAPPVAAAVFLSSSETHNRKNLGRGVEESFAGLAEVVGPARARGLEVRGYVSTAFGCPYEGAQDPGRVAEVARRLLDLGCAQVSLGDTIGVGTPAEVRRVLRRLLPTVPAARLALHGHDTRGTALANVLAALEEGLTTFDAAVGGLGGCPYAPGASGNLATEDLVYLLHGLGLETGVDFQRLVAAGALAQRLVGRPLPGKALQAALSARRGA
- the eno gene encoding phosphopyruvate hydratase, whose protein sequence is MTEIINVTAREILDSRGNPTVEVEVALASGDVGRAAVPSGASTGEHEALELRDGDKKRYLGKGVKKAVNNVMNALAPAIIGMDASNQADLDARMVALDGTKTKAKLGANAILGVSLAAAKAAAAAHGLPLYRYVGGANARTLPVPLMNILNGGAHADSNVDIQEFMVVPLGAPSFAEALRYGAEIFHALKKVLKGKGASTGVGDEGGYAPSLASNEEALAVIMEAIKATGLKPGKQVGLALDCAFSECFDAKSGKYVLKGEGKSFDAASLVSWYESLVAKYPIVSIEDGCGENDWKAWKLLTDRLGGKIQLVGDDVFVTNTEIFGRGIEAGIANSILVKVNQIGSLTETLEAVRMAHRAGYTSVMSHRSGETEDTTIADLAVACDCGQIKTGSASRTDRVAKYNQLLRIEEQLGAAARYAGRDAFAALR